From one Orcinus orca chromosome 10, mOrcOrc1.1, whole genome shotgun sequence genomic stretch:
- the SKIC2 gene encoding SKI2 subunit of superkiller complex protein isoform X3: MMETERIVLPPPDPLDLPLRAVELGCTGRWELLNVPGAPESTLPHGLPPCAPDLQQEAEQLFLSSPAWLPLHGVEHSARKWQRKMDPWSLLATLGAPVPSDLQAQRHPTTGQILGYKEVLLENTNLSATTSLSLRRPPGPISQSLWGNPTQYPFWPGGMDEPTIADLSTREEAEEEIDFEKDLLTVPPGFKKGVDFAPEDHPAPAPGLLSLSRLLEPLDLGGGDEDESEAVGQPGGPRRDTVSASPCSAPLARASSLENLVLQEASTAVAPPEPPKPPPQEQWAIPVDVTSPVDDFYRLIPQPAFRWAFEPDVFQKQAILHLERHDSVFVAAHTSAGKTVVAEYAIALAQKHMTRTIYTSPIKALSNQKFRDFRNTFGDVGLLTGDVQLHPEASCLIMTTEILRSMLYSGSDVIRDLEWVIFDEVHYINDAERGVVWEEVLIMLPDHVSIILLSATVPNALEFADWIGRLKRRQIYVISTVARPVPLEHHLFTGNSPKTQGELFLLLDSRGTFHTKGYYAAVEARKERMSKHAQTFGAKQPTHQGGPAQDRGVYLSLLASLRTRAQLPVVVFTFSRGRCDEQASGLTSLDLTTSSEKSEIHLFLQRCLARLRGSDRQLPQVLHMSELLHRGLGVHHSGILPILKEIVEMLFSRGLVKGKPSQLQSQFRLTYTMILNLLRVDALRVEDMMKRSFSEFPSRKDSKAHEQTLAELTKRLGALEEPDVTGQLVDLPEYYSYGEELTETRSLIQRRIIESVNGLKSLSAGRVVIVKNQKHHNALGVILQVSSSSTSRVFTTLVLCDKPMSEDPQERGPASPSVPYPDDLVGFRLFLPEGPCGHTVAKLQPGDVAAITTKVLRLNGEKILEDFSKRQQPKFKKEPPSAATTTAVQELLRLAQAHPAGPPTLDPVNDLQLKDVSVVEAGLRVRKLEELIRGAQCVHSPRFPAQYLKLRERMQIQEEMERLRFLLSDQSLLLLPEYHQRVEVLRTLGYVDEVGTVKLAGRVACAMSSHELLLTELMFDNALSALRPEEIAALLSGLVCQSPGDPSDQLPSTLKQGVERVRAVAKRIGEVQVACGLNQTVEEFVGELNFGLVEVVYEWARGMPFSELAGLSGTPEGLVVRCIQRLAEMCRSLRGAARLVGEPVLGAKMETAATLLRRDIVFAASLYTQ; encoded by the exons ATGATGGAGACGGAGCGAATCG TGCTACCTCCCCCAGATCCTCTGGACCTGCCCCTTCGGGCCGTAGAGCTGGGATGCACAGGGCGTTGGGAGCTGCTGAATGTGCCTGGGGCTCCAGAGAGCACC CTTCCCCACGGCCTCCCTCCCTGTGCCCCAGATCTGCAGCAAGAAGCAGAGCAGTTGTTTCTGTCATCTCCTGCCTGGCTGCCTCTGCACGGTGTGGAACACTCAGCCCG AAAATGGCAGAGGAAGATGGATCCTTGGTCTCTCCTGGCCACACTGGGGGCCCCAGTCCCCTCCGACCTACAGGCCCAAAGACACCCAACCACAGGCCAGATACTAGGCTACAAGGAG GTCCTGCTAGAGAATACAAACCTGTCGGCCACGACCTCCTTGTCTCTTCGCCGGCCACCCGGGCCCATCTCCCAGTCCCTGTGGGGGAATCCAACACAGTACCCTTTCTGGCCAG GGGGAATGGATGAGCCCACCATAGCAGATCTGAGCACTCGAGAGGAGGCTGAGGAGGAGATAGACTTTGAGAAAG ATCTTCTTACTGTTCCACCCGGCTTCAAGAAAGGCGTGGACTTTGCACCAGAGG AtcacccagccccagcccccggcTTGCTCAGCCTCAGCCGTCTGCTGGAGCCCCTGGATTTGGGTGGGGGCGATGAGGATGAGAGTGAGGCAGTGGGACAGCCAGGCGGTCCCAGACGGGACACTGTTTCAGCCTCTCCCTGCAGTGCTCCCCTGGCCCGAGCAAGCAGCTTGGAGAACCTAGTGTTGCAG GAAGCGTCCACAGCTGTagctcccccagagcctcccaaGCCCCCCCCTCAGGAGCAGTGGGCCATTCCTGTGGATGTCACCTCCCCTGTCGATGATTTCTACCGACTCATTCCCCAGCCAGCCTTCCGG TGGGCGTTTGAGCCAGATGTGTTTCAGAAACAGGCCATCCTACACTTGGAACGGCACGACTCGGTCTTTGTTGCGGCTCACACATCCGCAGGGAAGACGGTTGTGGCTGAATACGCCATTGCCCTTGCCCAGAAACACATGACGCG CACCATCTATACTTCGCCCATCAAGGCTCTGAGCAACCAGAAGTTCCGGGACTTCCGAAACACATTTGGGGATGTGGGACTTCTCACCGGGGATGTGCAGCTGCACCCAGAGGCCTCCTGCCTCATTATGACAACAGAGATCCTTCG CTCCATGCTATACAGTGGCTCGGATGTCATCCGAGACCTGGAGTGGGTCATCTTTGATGAGGTTCACTACATCAACGATGCTGAG CGTGGAGTCGTGTGGGAGGAGGTGCTCATCATGCTTCCTGACCACGTCTCCATCATCCTTCTGAGCGCTACTGTCCCCAACGCCCTTGAATTTGCTGACTGGATTGG GAGGCTGAAGCGTCGCCAGATCTATGTGATCAGCACTGTTGCTCGCCCAGTCCCCCTGGAGCATCATCTCTTCACGGGGAACAGCCCCAAGACCCAGGGGGAGCTCTTCCTGTTGCTGGACTCCCGAGGCACCTTCCACACAAAGGG gtaCTACGCGGCTGTGGAGGCCAGGAAGGAGCGGATGAGCAAACACGCCCAGACCTTTGGGGCCAAGCAGCCCACGCATCAGGGGGGGCCTGCACAG GACCGTGGCGTGTACCTGtccctcctggcctccctccGCACCCGTGCGCAGCTGCCCGTGGTGGTGTTCACCTTCTCCCGTGGCCGCTGTGATGAGCAGGCCTCGGGCCTCACCTCCCTTGACCTCACCACGAGTTCAGAGAAGAGTGAGATTCACCTCTTCCTGCAGCGCTGCCTCGCTCGCCTCCGAGGCTCTGACCGCCAGCTGCCCCAG GTTCTGCACATGTCTGAACTCCTGCACCGCGGCCTGGGTGTGCACCACAGCGGCATCCTGCCCATCCTCAAGGAGATCGTGGAGATGCTTTTCAGCCGTGGCCTGGTCAAG GGGAAGCCGTCCCAGCTGCAGTCCCAGTTCCGCCTCACGTACACCATGATCCTCAACCTGCTGCGGGTGGATGCCCTCAGGGTGGAGGACATGATGAAGAGGAGCTTCTCTGAGTTTCCATCCCGCAAGGACAGTAAG GCCCATGAACAGACTCTGGCTGAGCTGACCAAGCGGCTGGGGGCCTTGGAGGAGCCTGATGTAACTGGCCAACTCGTTGACCTGCCTGAGTATTACAGCTACGGGGAGGAACTGACAGAGACCCGGAGCCTGATCCAG CGACGCATCATAGAGTCTGTGAATGGGCTGAAATCTCTCTCAGCGGGAAGGGTGGTGATTGTGAAGAACCAGAAGCATCACAACGCACTGGGTGTGATCCTTCAG GTCTCCTCGAGCTCCACCAGCAGAGTATTCACGACTCTGGTCTTGTGTGATAAGCCCATGTCTGAGGACCCGCAGGAGAGGGGGCCAGCCTCCCCCAGTGTGCCCTACCCAGATGACCTCGTGGGATTCAGGCTGTTCCTGCCTGAAG GGCCCTGTGGCCACACTGTGGCCAAGCTCCAGCCAGGAGATGTGGCTGCCATCACCACCAAGGTGCTCCGACTGAATGGGGAGAAGATCTTGGAGGACTTCAGCAAGAGGCAGCAACCAAAATTCAA GAAGGAGCCTCCCTCTGCGGCCACGACAACTGCTGTCCAGGAACTACTACGTCTGGCTCAGGCCCACCCAGCAGGACCCCCTACCCTTGACCCTGTCAATGACCTGCAGCTCAAGGATGTGTCGGTGGTAGAGGCGGGGCTCCGGGTCCGGAAGCTGGAGGAGCTGATCCGGGGGGCTCAGTGTGTACACAGTCCCCGTTTCCCTGCCCAG TACCTGAAGCTGCGGGAGCGGATGCAGATACAGGAGGAGATGGAGCGGCTGCGCTTCCTGCTGTCGGATCAGTCGCTTCTGCTGCTCCCTGAGTACCACCAGCGAGTAGAG GTGCTCCGAACCCTGGGGTACGTAGATGAAGTGGGCACCGTGAAGCTGGCAGGGCGGGTGGCTTGTGCCATGAGCAGCCATGAGCTGCTCCTCACTGAACTCATGTTTGACAACGCGCTGAGCGCCCTTCGGCCCGAGGAGATCGCGGCCCTGCTCTCCGGCCTGGTCTGCCAGAGCCCCGGGGACCCTAGTGATCAGCTCCCAAGCACCCTTAAACAG GGGGTGGAACGTGTCCGGGCTGTGGCCAAGCGGATCGGTGAGGTGCAGGTGGCCTGTGGCTTGAACCAGACAGTGGAGGAATTTGTGGGAGAGCTGAATTTTGGCCTGGTCGAGGTTGTGTACGAGTGGGCCCGGGGCATG CCCTTCTCTGAGTTGGCAGGGCTCTCGGGGACCCCCGAGGGCCTGGTGGTCCGCTGCATCCAACGCCTGGCCGAGATGTGTCGCTCGCTTCGGGGGGCGGCCCGCCTGGTGGGCGAGCCTGTGCTAGGTGCCAAGATGGAGACGGCAGCCACCCTGCTACGGAGGGACATCGTCTTTGCAGCCAGCCTCTACACCCAGTGA
- the SKIC2 gene encoding SKI2 subunit of superkiller complex protein isoform X4, which produces MDPWSLLATLGAPVPSDLQAQRHPTTGQILGYKEVLLENTNLSATTSLSLRRPPGPISQSLWGNPTQYPFWPGGMDEPTIADLSTREEAEEEIDFEKDLLTVPPGFKKGVDFAPEDHPAPAPGLLSLSRLLEPLDLGGGDEDESEAVGQPGGPRRDTVSASPCSAPLARASSLENLVLQEASTAVAPPEPPKPPPQEQWAIPVDVTSPVDDFYRLIPQPAFRWAFEPDVFQKQAILHLERHDSVFVAAHTSAGKTVVAEYAIALAQKHMTRTIYTSPIKALSNQKFRDFRNTFGDVGLLTGDVQLHPEASCLIMTTEILRSMLYSGSDVIRDLEWVIFDEVHYINDAERGVVWEEVLIMLPDHVSIILLSATVPNALEFADWIGRLKRRQIYVISTVARPVPLEHHLFTGNSPKTQGELFLLLDSRGTFHTKGYYAAVEARKERMSKHAQTFGAKQPTHQGGPAQDRGVYLSLLASLRTRAQLPVVVFTFSRGRCDEQASGLTSLDLTTSSEKSEIHLFLQRCLARLRGSDRQLPQVLHMSELLHRGLGVHHSGILPILKEIVEMLFSRGLVKVLFATETFAMGVNMPARTVVFDSTRKHDGSTFRDLLPGEYVQMAGRAGRRGLDPTGTVILLCKGRVPEMADLHRMMMGKPSQLQSQFRLTYTMILNLLRVDALRVEDMMKRSFSEFPSRKDSKAHEQTLAELTKRLGALEEPDVTGQLVDLPEYYSYGEELTETRSLIQRRIIESVNGLKSLSAGRVVIVKNQKHHNALGVILQVSSSSTSRVFTTLVLCDKPMSEDPQERGPASPSVPYPDDLVGFRLFLPEGPCGHTVAKLQPGDVAAITTKVLRLNGEKILEDFSKRQQPKFKKEPPSAATTTAVQELLRLAQAHPAGPPTLDPVNDLQLKDVSVVEAGLRVRKLEELIRGAQCVHSPRFPAQYLKLRERMQIQEEMERLRFLLSDQSLLLLPEYHQRVEVLRTLGYVDEVGTVKLAGRVACAMSSHELLLTELMFDNALSALRPEEIAALLSGLVCQSPGDPSDQLPSTLKQGVERVRAVAKRIGEVQVACGLNQTVEEFVGELNFGLVEVVYEWARGMPFSELAGLSGTPEGLVVRCIQRLAEMCRSLRGAARLVGEPVLGAKMETAATLLRRDIVFAASLYTQ; this is translated from the exons ATGGATCCTTGGTCTCTCCTGGCCACACTGGGGGCCCCAGTCCCCTCCGACCTACAGGCCCAAAGACACCCAACCACAGGCCAGATACTAGGCTACAAGGAG GTCCTGCTAGAGAATACAAACCTGTCGGCCACGACCTCCTTGTCTCTTCGCCGGCCACCCGGGCCCATCTCCCAGTCCCTGTGGGGGAATCCAACACAGTACCCTTTCTGGCCAG GGGGAATGGATGAGCCCACCATAGCAGATCTGAGCACTCGAGAGGAGGCTGAGGAGGAGATAGACTTTGAGAAAG ATCTTCTTACTGTTCCACCCGGCTTCAAGAAAGGCGTGGACTTTGCACCAGAGG AtcacccagccccagcccccggcTTGCTCAGCCTCAGCCGTCTGCTGGAGCCCCTGGATTTGGGTGGGGGCGATGAGGATGAGAGTGAGGCAGTGGGACAGCCAGGCGGTCCCAGACGGGACACTGTTTCAGCCTCTCCCTGCAGTGCTCCCCTGGCCCGAGCAAGCAGCTTGGAGAACCTAGTGTTGCAG GAAGCGTCCACAGCTGTagctcccccagagcctcccaaGCCCCCCCCTCAGGAGCAGTGGGCCATTCCTGTGGATGTCACCTCCCCTGTCGATGATTTCTACCGACTCATTCCCCAGCCAGCCTTCCGG TGGGCGTTTGAGCCAGATGTGTTTCAGAAACAGGCCATCCTACACTTGGAACGGCACGACTCGGTCTTTGTTGCGGCTCACACATCCGCAGGGAAGACGGTTGTGGCTGAATACGCCATTGCCCTTGCCCAGAAACACATGACGCG CACCATCTATACTTCGCCCATCAAGGCTCTGAGCAACCAGAAGTTCCGGGACTTCCGAAACACATTTGGGGATGTGGGACTTCTCACCGGGGATGTGCAGCTGCACCCAGAGGCCTCCTGCCTCATTATGACAACAGAGATCCTTCG CTCCATGCTATACAGTGGCTCGGATGTCATCCGAGACCTGGAGTGGGTCATCTTTGATGAGGTTCACTACATCAACGATGCTGAG CGTGGAGTCGTGTGGGAGGAGGTGCTCATCATGCTTCCTGACCACGTCTCCATCATCCTTCTGAGCGCTACTGTCCCCAACGCCCTTGAATTTGCTGACTGGATTGG GAGGCTGAAGCGTCGCCAGATCTATGTGATCAGCACTGTTGCTCGCCCAGTCCCCCTGGAGCATCATCTCTTCACGGGGAACAGCCCCAAGACCCAGGGGGAGCTCTTCCTGTTGCTGGACTCCCGAGGCACCTTCCACACAAAGGG gtaCTACGCGGCTGTGGAGGCCAGGAAGGAGCGGATGAGCAAACACGCCCAGACCTTTGGGGCCAAGCAGCCCACGCATCAGGGGGGGCCTGCACAG GACCGTGGCGTGTACCTGtccctcctggcctccctccGCACCCGTGCGCAGCTGCCCGTGGTGGTGTTCACCTTCTCCCGTGGCCGCTGTGATGAGCAGGCCTCGGGCCTCACCTCCCTTGACCTCACCACGAGTTCAGAGAAGAGTGAGATTCACCTCTTCCTGCAGCGCTGCCTCGCTCGCCTCCGAGGCTCTGACCGCCAGCTGCCCCAG GTTCTGCACATGTCTGAACTCCTGCACCGCGGCCTGGGTGTGCACCACAGCGGCATCCTGCCCATCCTCAAGGAGATCGTGGAGATGCTTTTCAGCCGTGGCCTGGTCAAG GTCTTGTTTGCCACGGAGACCTTCGCCATGGGTGTAAATATGCCAGCCCGGACAGTGGTGTTTGACTCCACGCGTAAGCACGATGGCTCCACCTTCCGGGACCTGCTCCCTGGGGAGTACGTGCAGATGGCAGGCCGGGCGGGCCGGAGGGGCCTGGACCCCACGGGCACCGTCATCCTGCTCTGCAAGGGCCGTGTGCCCGAGATGGCGGACCTGCACCGCATGATGATG GGGAAGCCGTCCCAGCTGCAGTCCCAGTTCCGCCTCACGTACACCATGATCCTCAACCTGCTGCGGGTGGATGCCCTCAGGGTGGAGGACATGATGAAGAGGAGCTTCTCTGAGTTTCCATCCCGCAAGGACAGTAAG GCCCATGAACAGACTCTGGCTGAGCTGACCAAGCGGCTGGGGGCCTTGGAGGAGCCTGATGTAACTGGCCAACTCGTTGACCTGCCTGAGTATTACAGCTACGGGGAGGAACTGACAGAGACCCGGAGCCTGATCCAG CGACGCATCATAGAGTCTGTGAATGGGCTGAAATCTCTCTCAGCGGGAAGGGTGGTGATTGTGAAGAACCAGAAGCATCACAACGCACTGGGTGTGATCCTTCAG GTCTCCTCGAGCTCCACCAGCAGAGTATTCACGACTCTGGTCTTGTGTGATAAGCCCATGTCTGAGGACCCGCAGGAGAGGGGGCCAGCCTCCCCCAGTGTGCCCTACCCAGATGACCTCGTGGGATTCAGGCTGTTCCTGCCTGAAG GGCCCTGTGGCCACACTGTGGCCAAGCTCCAGCCAGGAGATGTGGCTGCCATCACCACCAAGGTGCTCCGACTGAATGGGGAGAAGATCTTGGAGGACTTCAGCAAGAGGCAGCAACCAAAATTCAA GAAGGAGCCTCCCTCTGCGGCCACGACAACTGCTGTCCAGGAACTACTACGTCTGGCTCAGGCCCACCCAGCAGGACCCCCTACCCTTGACCCTGTCAATGACCTGCAGCTCAAGGATGTGTCGGTGGTAGAGGCGGGGCTCCGGGTCCGGAAGCTGGAGGAGCTGATCCGGGGGGCTCAGTGTGTACACAGTCCCCGTTTCCCTGCCCAG TACCTGAAGCTGCGGGAGCGGATGCAGATACAGGAGGAGATGGAGCGGCTGCGCTTCCTGCTGTCGGATCAGTCGCTTCTGCTGCTCCCTGAGTACCACCAGCGAGTAGAG GTGCTCCGAACCCTGGGGTACGTAGATGAAGTGGGCACCGTGAAGCTGGCAGGGCGGGTGGCTTGTGCCATGAGCAGCCATGAGCTGCTCCTCACTGAACTCATGTTTGACAACGCGCTGAGCGCCCTTCGGCCCGAGGAGATCGCGGCCCTGCTCTCCGGCCTGGTCTGCCAGAGCCCCGGGGACCCTAGTGATCAGCTCCCAAGCACCCTTAAACAG GGGGTGGAACGTGTCCGGGCTGTGGCCAAGCGGATCGGTGAGGTGCAGGTGGCCTGTGGCTTGAACCAGACAGTGGAGGAATTTGTGGGAGAGCTGAATTTTGGCCTGGTCGAGGTTGTGTACGAGTGGGCCCGGGGCATG CCCTTCTCTGAGTTGGCAGGGCTCTCGGGGACCCCCGAGGGCCTGGTGGTCCGCTGCATCCAACGCCTGGCCGAGATGTGTCGCTCGCTTCGGGGGGCGGCCCGCCTGGTGGGCGAGCCTGTGCTAGGTGCCAAGATGGAGACGGCAGCCACCCTGCTACGGAGGGACATCGTCTTTGCAGCCAGCCTCTACACCCAGTGA
- the SKIC2 gene encoding SKI2 subunit of superkiller complex protein isoform X1 produces the protein MMETERIVLPPPDPLDLPLRAVELGCTGRWELLNVPGAPESTLPHGLPPCAPDLQQEAEQLFLSSPAWLPLHGVEHSARKWQRKMDPWSLLATLGAPVPSDLQAQRHPTTGQILGYKEVLLENTNLSATTSLSLRRPPGPISQSLWGNPTQYPFWPGGMDEPTIADLSTREEAEEEIDFEKDLLTVPPGFKKGVDFAPEDHPAPAPGLLSLSRLLEPLDLGGGDEDESEAVGQPGGPRRDTVSASPCSAPLARASSLENLVLQEASTAVAPPEPPKPPPQEQWAIPVDVTSPVDDFYRLIPQPAFRWAFEPDVFQKQAILHLERHDSVFVAAHTSAGKTVVAEYAIALAQKHMTRTIYTSPIKALSNQKFRDFRNTFGDVGLLTGDVQLHPEASCLIMTTEILRSMLYSGSDVIRDLEWVIFDEVHYINDAERGVVWEEVLIMLPDHVSIILLSATVPNALEFADWIGRLKRRQIYVISTVARPVPLEHHLFTGNSPKTQGELFLLLDSRGTFHTKGYYAAVEARKERMSKHAQTFGAKQPTHQGGPAQDRGVYLSLLASLRTRAQLPVVVFTFSRGRCDEQASGLTSLDLTTSSEKSEIHLFLQRCLARLRGSDRQLPQVLHMSELLHRGLGVHHSGILPILKEIVEMLFSRGLVKVLFATETFAMGVNMPARTVVFDSTRKHDGSTFRDLLPGEYVQMAGRAGRRGLDPTGTVILLCKGRVPEMADLHRMMMGKPSQLQSQFRLTYTMILNLLRVDALRVEDMMKRSFSEFPSRKDSKAHEQTLAELTKRLGALEEPDVTGQLVDLPEYYSYGEELTETRSLIQRRIIESVNGLKSLSAGRVVIVKNQKHHNALGVILQVSSSSTSRVFTTLVLCDKPMSEDPQERGPASPSVPYPDDLVGFRLFLPEGPCGHTVAKLQPGDVAAITTKVLRLNGEKILEDFSKRQQPKFKKEPPSAATTTAVQELLRLAQAHPAGPPTLDPVNDLQLKDVSVVEAGLRVRKLEELIRGAQCVHSPRFPAQYLKLRERMQIQEEMERLRFLLSDQSLLLLPEYHQRVEVLRTLGYVDEVGTVKLAGRVACAMSSHELLLTELMFDNALSALRPEEIAALLSGLVCQSPGDPSDQLPSTLKQGVERVRAVAKRIGEVQVACGLNQTVEEFVGELNFGLVEVVYEWARGMPFSELAGLSGTPEGLVVRCIQRLAEMCRSLRGAARLVGEPVLGAKMETAATLLRRDIVFAASLYTQ, from the exons ATGATGGAGACGGAGCGAATCG TGCTACCTCCCCCAGATCCTCTGGACCTGCCCCTTCGGGCCGTAGAGCTGGGATGCACAGGGCGTTGGGAGCTGCTGAATGTGCCTGGGGCTCCAGAGAGCACC CTTCCCCACGGCCTCCCTCCCTGTGCCCCAGATCTGCAGCAAGAAGCAGAGCAGTTGTTTCTGTCATCTCCTGCCTGGCTGCCTCTGCACGGTGTGGAACACTCAGCCCG AAAATGGCAGAGGAAGATGGATCCTTGGTCTCTCCTGGCCACACTGGGGGCCCCAGTCCCCTCCGACCTACAGGCCCAAAGACACCCAACCACAGGCCAGATACTAGGCTACAAGGAG GTCCTGCTAGAGAATACAAACCTGTCGGCCACGACCTCCTTGTCTCTTCGCCGGCCACCCGGGCCCATCTCCCAGTCCCTGTGGGGGAATCCAACACAGTACCCTTTCTGGCCAG GGGGAATGGATGAGCCCACCATAGCAGATCTGAGCACTCGAGAGGAGGCTGAGGAGGAGATAGACTTTGAGAAAG ATCTTCTTACTGTTCCACCCGGCTTCAAGAAAGGCGTGGACTTTGCACCAGAGG AtcacccagccccagcccccggcTTGCTCAGCCTCAGCCGTCTGCTGGAGCCCCTGGATTTGGGTGGGGGCGATGAGGATGAGAGTGAGGCAGTGGGACAGCCAGGCGGTCCCAGACGGGACACTGTTTCAGCCTCTCCCTGCAGTGCTCCCCTGGCCCGAGCAAGCAGCTTGGAGAACCTAGTGTTGCAG GAAGCGTCCACAGCTGTagctcccccagagcctcccaaGCCCCCCCCTCAGGAGCAGTGGGCCATTCCTGTGGATGTCACCTCCCCTGTCGATGATTTCTACCGACTCATTCCCCAGCCAGCCTTCCGG TGGGCGTTTGAGCCAGATGTGTTTCAGAAACAGGCCATCCTACACTTGGAACGGCACGACTCGGTCTTTGTTGCGGCTCACACATCCGCAGGGAAGACGGTTGTGGCTGAATACGCCATTGCCCTTGCCCAGAAACACATGACGCG CACCATCTATACTTCGCCCATCAAGGCTCTGAGCAACCAGAAGTTCCGGGACTTCCGAAACACATTTGGGGATGTGGGACTTCTCACCGGGGATGTGCAGCTGCACCCAGAGGCCTCCTGCCTCATTATGACAACAGAGATCCTTCG CTCCATGCTATACAGTGGCTCGGATGTCATCCGAGACCTGGAGTGGGTCATCTTTGATGAGGTTCACTACATCAACGATGCTGAG CGTGGAGTCGTGTGGGAGGAGGTGCTCATCATGCTTCCTGACCACGTCTCCATCATCCTTCTGAGCGCTACTGTCCCCAACGCCCTTGAATTTGCTGACTGGATTGG GAGGCTGAAGCGTCGCCAGATCTATGTGATCAGCACTGTTGCTCGCCCAGTCCCCCTGGAGCATCATCTCTTCACGGGGAACAGCCCCAAGACCCAGGGGGAGCTCTTCCTGTTGCTGGACTCCCGAGGCACCTTCCACACAAAGGG gtaCTACGCGGCTGTGGAGGCCAGGAAGGAGCGGATGAGCAAACACGCCCAGACCTTTGGGGCCAAGCAGCCCACGCATCAGGGGGGGCCTGCACAG GACCGTGGCGTGTACCTGtccctcctggcctccctccGCACCCGTGCGCAGCTGCCCGTGGTGGTGTTCACCTTCTCCCGTGGCCGCTGTGATGAGCAGGCCTCGGGCCTCACCTCCCTTGACCTCACCACGAGTTCAGAGAAGAGTGAGATTCACCTCTTCCTGCAGCGCTGCCTCGCTCGCCTCCGAGGCTCTGACCGCCAGCTGCCCCAG GTTCTGCACATGTCTGAACTCCTGCACCGCGGCCTGGGTGTGCACCACAGCGGCATCCTGCCCATCCTCAAGGAGATCGTGGAGATGCTTTTCAGCCGTGGCCTGGTCAAG GTCTTGTTTGCCACGGAGACCTTCGCCATGGGTGTAAATATGCCAGCCCGGACAGTGGTGTTTGACTCCACGCGTAAGCACGATGGCTCCACCTTCCGGGACCTGCTCCCTGGGGAGTACGTGCAGATGGCAGGCCGGGCGGGCCGGAGGGGCCTGGACCCCACGGGCACCGTCATCCTGCTCTGCAAGGGCCGTGTGCCCGAGATGGCGGACCTGCACCGCATGATGATG GGGAAGCCGTCCCAGCTGCAGTCCCAGTTCCGCCTCACGTACACCATGATCCTCAACCTGCTGCGGGTGGATGCCCTCAGGGTGGAGGACATGATGAAGAGGAGCTTCTCTGAGTTTCCATCCCGCAAGGACAGTAAG GCCCATGAACAGACTCTGGCTGAGCTGACCAAGCGGCTGGGGGCCTTGGAGGAGCCTGATGTAACTGGCCAACTCGTTGACCTGCCTGAGTATTACAGCTACGGGGAGGAACTGACAGAGACCCGGAGCCTGATCCAG CGACGCATCATAGAGTCTGTGAATGGGCTGAAATCTCTCTCAGCGGGAAGGGTGGTGATTGTGAAGAACCAGAAGCATCACAACGCACTGGGTGTGATCCTTCAG GTCTCCTCGAGCTCCACCAGCAGAGTATTCACGACTCTGGTCTTGTGTGATAAGCCCATGTCTGAGGACCCGCAGGAGAGGGGGCCAGCCTCCCCCAGTGTGCCCTACCCAGATGACCTCGTGGGATTCAGGCTGTTCCTGCCTGAAG GGCCCTGTGGCCACACTGTGGCCAAGCTCCAGCCAGGAGATGTGGCTGCCATCACCACCAAGGTGCTCCGACTGAATGGGGAGAAGATCTTGGAGGACTTCAGCAAGAGGCAGCAACCAAAATTCAA GAAGGAGCCTCCCTCTGCGGCCACGACAACTGCTGTCCAGGAACTACTACGTCTGGCTCAGGCCCACCCAGCAGGACCCCCTACCCTTGACCCTGTCAATGACCTGCAGCTCAAGGATGTGTCGGTGGTAGAGGCGGGGCTCCGGGTCCGGAAGCTGGAGGAGCTGATCCGGGGGGCTCAGTGTGTACACAGTCCCCGTTTCCCTGCCCAG TACCTGAAGCTGCGGGAGCGGATGCAGATACAGGAGGAGATGGAGCGGCTGCGCTTCCTGCTGTCGGATCAGTCGCTTCTGCTGCTCCCTGAGTACCACCAGCGAGTAGAG GTGCTCCGAACCCTGGGGTACGTAGATGAAGTGGGCACCGTGAAGCTGGCAGGGCGGGTGGCTTGTGCCATGAGCAGCCATGAGCTGCTCCTCACTGAACTCATGTTTGACAACGCGCTGAGCGCCCTTCGGCCCGAGGAGATCGCGGCCCTGCTCTCCGGCCTGGTCTGCCAGAGCCCCGGGGACCCTAGTGATCAGCTCCCAAGCACCCTTAAACAG GGGGTGGAACGTGTCCGGGCTGTGGCCAAGCGGATCGGTGAGGTGCAGGTGGCCTGTGGCTTGAACCAGACAGTGGAGGAATTTGTGGGAGAGCTGAATTTTGGCCTGGTCGAGGTTGTGTACGAGTGGGCCCGGGGCATG CCCTTCTCTGAGTTGGCAGGGCTCTCGGGGACCCCCGAGGGCCTGGTGGTCCGCTGCATCCAACGCCTGGCCGAGATGTGTCGCTCGCTTCGGGGGGCGGCCCGCCTGGTGGGCGAGCCTGTGCTAGGTGCCAAGATGGAGACGGCAGCCACCCTGCTACGGAGGGACATCGTCTTTGCAGCCAGCCTCTACACCCAGTGA